Proteins encoded within one genomic window of Methanothrix harundinacea 6Ac:
- a CDS encoding IS5 family transposase codes for MSSFTAWGLREAYKNVEKLGDRLSKITNLIEWEPFRPILEEMYHNKTERGGRPNFDVILMLKVLLLQQWYGLSDLETEKQISDRISFMKFLGFPDSIPDSRTIWLFRERMAQTGKDESVWEELQRQLDFKGLQVKRGTIQDATFIEADPGGSKKPRRETARTRRSRDGTWAKKGEELHFGYKLHSKVDIDYGLIRSIESTTASVHDSRVDLSVEGEVVLRDKGYFGVKAKGNDFTMKRAAAGHPLSDLDKLRNRLISKLRFPGERQFAVIKRVFRSAHVMVTTIPRVHVKMVFTAFAFDLYQLCTLKNAEIVSK; via the coding sequence ATGAGTTCTTTTACTGCCTGGGGCCTTCGAGAAGCTTACAAGAACGTAGAGAAGCTGGGCGATAGGCTTTCAAAGATAACGAACTTGATCGAGTGGGAACCATTTCGACCAATTCTTGAAGAGATGTATCATAATAAAACCGAACGAGGCGGAAGGCCGAACTTTGATGTTATCCTGATGCTCAAGGTGCTTTTGCTCCAGCAGTGGTACGGGTTGAGCGACCTCGAGACTGAAAAGCAGATTTCGGATCGAATATCTTTTATGAAATTCTTAGGATTTCCTGATTCTATACCCGATTCCAGGACGATATGGCTTTTTCGCGAGCGGATGGCCCAGACGGGAAAGGATGAGTCCGTTTGGGAAGAGCTCCAGAGACAGCTCGATTTTAAAGGGCTTCAGGTAAAAAGAGGAACCATTCAGGATGCAACGTTTATAGAGGCCGACCCAGGAGGTTCAAAGAAACCAAGAAGAGAGACCGCTAGGACTCGTCGGAGCAGGGATGGAACTTGGGCTAAGAAGGGTGAGGAACTCCATTTTGGTTATAAACTTCATTCTAAAGTCGATATCGATTACGGCCTGATAAGGAGCATCGAATCGACAACTGCTTCGGTGCACGATAGTCGGGTTGATCTATCGGTTGAAGGAGAGGTGGTCCTCAGGGACAAAGGATATTTCGGTGTGAAGGCTAAGGGAAACGACTTCACAATGAAACGTGCAGCAGCGGGTCATCCTCTAAGCGATCTCGATAAGCTGCGAAACCGCTTGATTAGCAAACTGAGATTTCCGGGCGAACGTCAGTTTGCTGTTATTAAAAGAGTGTTCCGAAGCGCGCATGTAATGGTAACGACGATCCCGAGAGTTCACGTTAAAATGGTATTCACTGCCTTTGCTTTCGACTTATACCAGCTATGTACACTTAAAAATGCTGAAATCGTCTCAAAATAG
- a CDS encoding tetratricopeptide repeat protein produces MRDKAPYYEGNKYYNRGRYEEAIKYYDLTLKENPRHNNALIAKGDALYNLDKYDLSLECYEAVLNESPTVPTEIQLDALVGKGNVHYALNQYNEAIEDS; encoded by the coding sequence ATGAGAGATAAAGCGCCATACTATGAAGGTAATAAGTACTATAATCGTGGAAGATACGAAGAAGCTATAAAATATTATGATCTCACTCTTAAAGAGAATCCTAGACATAATAATGCTCTAATTGCGAAAGGTGACGCTCTTTACAATCTTGATAAATACGATCTTTCGTTGGAATGTTATGAGGCTGTGCTGAATGAGAGTCCGACTGTTCCAACAGAAATACAATTAGATGCATTGGTTGGCAAAGGGAACGTCCATTACGCTTTAAATCAATACAACGAGGCTATAGAGGATTCCTAA
- a CDS encoding pyridoxal phosphate-dependent aminotransferase: protein MVSERLASIPESTTMKISAMAKKLNAAGLDVIDLGVGEPDFDTPKNICDAAIRSLARGDTHYLPTSGIPELRAAIAEKLSQENGIEVSPDLVSVVPGAKMAIFAAMQALLDEGDEGVLIGPSWVSYEPCINFAGGRVRWAEVDDRFEPVSLADSITPKTKMILVNSPSNPTGAVFGRRILEEIRDLAVDHDLMVLSDEIYEKIIYGQDHLSIGSFSGMEERTVTVNGFSKCYAMTGWRLGYLAGPQEVMKWVNRILSHSVSHATTFVQWAGVEALKGPQESINGMVAEFRARRDLLVAGLAEIGIRCPLPGGAFYVFPDVSEFGGGDSFAERMLSEAMLAATPGSAFGPGGVDHVRISYAASRERLTEALARIEKMLG from the coding sequence TTGGTATCCGAGAGACTCGCCTCGATCCCCGAGTCGACGACGATGAAGATCTCGGCGATGGCGAAGAAGCTGAACGCCGCGGGGCTCGACGTCATCGACCTGGGAGTGGGGGAGCCCGACTTCGACACCCCCAAGAACATCTGCGACGCCGCCATCAGGTCGCTCGCGAGGGGGGACACCCACTACCTCCCCACCAGCGGGATCCCGGAGCTCCGGGCGGCGATCGCCGAGAAGCTCAGCCAGGAGAACGGGATCGAGGTCTCCCCGGACCTGGTATCCGTCGTCCCGGGGGCGAAGATGGCGATCTTCGCGGCGATGCAGGCCCTCCTCGACGAGGGCGACGAGGGCGTCCTCATCGGCCCCTCCTGGGTCAGCTACGAGCCCTGCATCAACTTCGCCGGCGGCAGAGTGCGGTGGGCCGAGGTGGACGACAGGTTCGAGCCGGTCTCCCTCGCCGACTCCATAACCCCCAAGACGAAGATGATCCTGGTCAACTCCCCCTCCAACCCCACCGGCGCCGTCTTCGGGAGGAGGATCCTCGAGGAGATCCGGGACCTGGCCGTCGACCACGACCTGATGGTCTTATCCGACGAGATCTACGAGAAGATCATCTACGGCCAGGATCACCTCAGCATCGGCTCCTTCTCCGGGATGGAGGAGAGGACCGTCACCGTCAACGGCTTCTCCAAGTGCTACGCCATGACCGGCTGGAGGCTCGGCTATCTGGCAGGGCCCCAGGAGGTGATGAAGTGGGTGAACAGGATCCTCTCCCACTCCGTCTCCCACGCCACCACCTTCGTCCAGTGGGCGGGGGTCGAGGCCCTCAAGGGCCCCCAGGAGAGCATCAACGGCATGGTGGCGGAGTTTCGGGCCCGGCGGGACCTCCTCGTCGCGGGGCTCGCGGAGATCGGCATCCGATGCCCGCTTCCCGGCGGCGCCTTCTACGTATTTCCGGATGTCTCGGAGTTCGGCGGCGGAGACTCATTCGCCGAGAGGATGCTCTCCGAGGCGATGCTGGCGGCGACCCCCGGCTCGGCCTTCGGACCGGGCGGAGTCGATCACGTCCGGATCTCCTACGCCGCCTCGCGGGAGAGGCTCACGGAGGCTCTGGCGAGGATAGAGAAGATGCTGGGGTGA
- the ribH gene encoding 6,7-dimethyl-8-ribityllumazine synthase — protein sequence MIKLGFVVAEFNRDITYQMEILGREHAEFLGAEVVATLHVPGVYDMPLAVKKLAAKEDVDAVVTIGCVIQGETGHDEIVAQQASRKIMDLALEFDKPVTLGISGPKMSRMDAHSRIDYSKRAVEAAVKMVKRLKGD from the coding sequence ATGATAAAACTTGGTTTTGTGGTCGCAGAGTTCAACCGGGATATAACGTACCAGATGGAGATCCTGGGAAGAGAACATGCAGAATTTCTGGGTGCAGAAGTCGTAGCCACCCTCCACGTCCCGGGGGTCTACGACATGCCCCTCGCCGTCAAGAAGCTGGCGGCGAAGGAGGATGTCGACGCGGTGGTGACGATCGGCTGCGTCATCCAGGGGGAGACGGGCCACGACGAGATCGTCGCCCAGCAGGCCTCGCGGAAGATCATGGACCTGGCCCTGGAGTTCGACAAGCCCGTGACCTTGGGGATATCCGGCCCCAAGATGTCCAGGATGGACGCCCACAGCCGGATAGACTACTCGAAGCGGGCCGTGGAGGCCGCGGTCAAGATGGTCAAAAGGCTGAAGGGTGATTAG
- the ilvE gene encoding branched-chain-amino-acid transaminase, producing the protein MSWIYLDGKFVPAEEAAVSVYDHGLLYGDGVFEGIRAYNGRVFRLEEHVKRLYDSAKAIMLEIPMTEEEMAAAIRETLRKNGLSDAYIRPLVTRGVGDLGLDPRKCAKPTVMIISQKWDAMYGDLYDVGLTAITVTVRRNSPAALPPNIKSLNYLNNILAKIEANVKGGNEAIFLDDAGNISEGSGDNIFVVKDGEISTPYTANNLKGITRLAVIEVALARGYGVKEANLGLFDLYTADEIFVTGTAAEVAPVTKIDGRVISGGRPGPVTKDLMEGFKEMTMTTGTPI; encoded by the coding sequence ATGAGCTGGATCTATCTGGATGGGAAGTTCGTCCCCGCTGAAGAGGCGGCGGTCTCGGTTTACGATCACGGCCTTCTGTACGGCGACGGGGTATTCGAGGGGATCAGGGCCTACAACGGTAGGGTTTTCAGGCTGGAGGAGCACGTCAAGAGGCTCTACGACTCCGCCAAGGCGATCATGCTGGAGATACCGATGACGGAGGAGGAGATGGCGGCCGCGATCCGGGAGACCCTCCGAAAGAACGGCCTCTCGGACGCCTACATCCGTCCCCTCGTCACCCGGGGCGTCGGCGACCTGGGGCTCGACCCCAGGAAGTGCGCAAAGCCGACGGTGATGATCATCTCCCAGAAGTGGGACGCCATGTACGGGGACCTCTACGACGTCGGCCTCACCGCCATCACCGTCACCGTCAGGAGAAACTCCCCGGCGGCGCTTCCCCCCAACATAAAGTCCCTCAACTACCTCAACAACATCCTCGCCAAGATCGAGGCGAACGTCAAGGGCGGGAACGAGGCGATCTTCCTCGACGACGCCGGAAACATCTCCGAGGGGAGCGGCGACAACATCTTCGTCGTCAAGGACGGTGAGATCTCGACCCCCTACACCGCGAACAACCTGAAGGGGATCACCAGGCTCGCCGTCATCGAGGTCGCCCTGGCCAGGGGGTACGGTGTGAAGGAGGCAAACCTCGGCCTCTTCGACCTCTACACCGCCGACGAGATCTTCGTCACCGGGACGGCGGCGGAGGTCGCCCCCGTCACCAAGATCGACGGGAGGGTGATAAGCGGCGGAAGGCCCGGCCCCGTCACAAAGGATCTGATGGAGGGGTTCAAGGAGATGACGATGACGACGGGAACCCCCATCTGA
- a CDS encoding secondary thiamine-phosphate synthase enzyme YjbQ, with translation MLEIKTDEPVQVIDITRQVNEAVGESGVAEGICLVYTLHTTTGIVINEAETGLVADLLRRLMSLAPPGDGYLHDRIDENAHAHLQAVLLGNSRTIPVEEGCLALGTWQRVLFVELDGPRRRNVIVRVLPG, from the coding sequence TTGCTCGAGATAAAGACGGATGAGCCGGTTCAGGTGATAGACATAACCCGCCAGGTGAACGAGGCCGTGGGAGAGAGCGGCGTCGCCGAGGGAATCTGCCTCGTCTACACCCTCCACACCACCACCGGGATCGTCATCAACGAGGCCGAGACCGGCCTCGTCGCCGACCTCCTCCGGAGGCTTATGTCCCTCGCCCCTCCGGGGGACGGGTACCTCCACGATAGGATCGATGAGAACGCCCACGCCCACCTCCAGGCCGTCCTTTTAGGAAACAGCCGGACCATACCCGTCGAGGAAGGGTGTCTTGCCCTGGGGACGTGGCAACGGGTCCTCTTCGTCGAGCTGGACGGCCCCCGACGGAGGAACGTCATCGTCAGGGTCCTCCCGGGGTAG
- a CDS encoding MBL fold metallo-hydrolase: MKIEVWTWGTGGPFGRELGVGANRRRRGHTATSIVIPAGEAGGAPGAHILIDAGAPVVERMIEAGVTAPDLLFLTHPHFDHVSDLDRLANSRMRGLMVRSGVRDFERAAKLFGPLPVIGTEDCLHHPEDGVMGRFGYLGGLVSWRPLSDYDVWQRVRRPDGALLPPESRGEALMLAGASRRSGGAVEGAPSERVGLPDPGSLFPFEIKALPVRHSKHSPGSCLFVFRLGFGPVGSPGGDGPRVRSVVISGDFKTMEEGVLESPDLRDPACLVLDANTIKAPGDYHASLEEERALIDRWTSGEEEVLVLFNHLSGFGDYRGGFYDHVPDDEEWRAAARFPTKPKVTVRIAEDGECYRI, translated from the coding sequence TTGAAGATCGAGGTCTGGACCTGGGGGACGGGAGGGCCCTTCGGCAGGGAGCTGGGGGTCGGGGCGAATCGACGGCGAAGAGGGCATACGGCGACCTCGATCGTCATCCCGGCCGGCGAGGCTGGAGGCGCCCCCGGCGCCCACATCCTCATCGACGCTGGGGCCCCCGTCGTCGAGCGGATGATCGAGGCGGGGGTCACCGCCCCAGACCTCCTCTTCCTCACCCACCCCCACTTCGACCACGTATCAGACCTCGACAGGCTTGCCAACAGCAGGATGAGGGGCCTGATGGTCCGGTCGGGGGTGAGGGATTTTGAGAGGGCGGCGAAGCTCTTCGGCCCCCTGCCGGTGATCGGGACCGAGGACTGTCTCCACCACCCGGAGGACGGGGTCATGGGGAGGTTCGGCTACCTGGGCGGCCTCGTCTCCTGGAGGCCCCTATCGGATTACGACGTCTGGCAGAGGGTCCGGAGGCCCGACGGCGCCCTCCTTCCCCCGGAGTCCCGGGGAGAGGCGTTGATGCTGGCGGGGGCCAGCCGGAGGAGCGGGGGGGCGGTCGAAGGGGCACCGTCGGAGAGGGTCGGTCTTCCCGATCCCGGGTCGCTCTTCCCCTTCGAGATCAAGGCCCTCCCGGTCCGCCACTCGAAGCATTCCCCAGGCTCCTGCCTCTTCGTATTCAGGTTGGGCTTCGGTCCAGTCGGCAGTCCTGGCGGAGACGGCCCGAGGGTAAGGAGCGTCGTCATCTCCGGGGACTTCAAAACGATGGAGGAGGGGGTCCTCGAGAGCCCCGACCTCCGGGACCCCGCCTGCCTCGTCCTCGACGCGAATACCATCAAGGCCCCCGGAGATTATCATGCGAGCCTGGAGGAGGAGAGGGCCCTCATCGACCGATGGACCTCGGGGGAGGAGGAGGTCCTGGTCCTCTTTAACCACCTCTCCGGCTTCGGGGACTATCGGGGGGGGTTCTACGACCACGTCCCCGACGACGAGGAGTGGAGGGCGGCCGCGAGGTTTCCCACCAAGCCGAAGGTGACGGTCAGGATCGCCGAGGACGGGGAGTGCTATCGCATATGA
- a CDS encoding transglutaminase domain-containing protein encodes MIVLGPRDWGGAGFLAAFLLLLLSSAAAFQAEPSPPTVAIARVETNPPGSDGGREWAELFNDGALDAEVGGWRILTRTGEGVTIPPGTIVPSRARLRVAFDGGEGPSLSDEGESISLLNESARAVDETPPLNDSENSHGVWTRLSEEGDALVGGWRFEPLFSRIDDHALRAPPEAEVSLEDLARYLEAPAKNDEERARAIYRWVTDRIEYDVEAAMMGGGRGRTPQVVLEDRRGVCSEYSALFERLCQLSGLEAEVIRGYGKGYGYAVGSGIPRISNHAWNAVRIDGTWRLLDSTWGAGHLEPGEGFVESFEEFYFLTPPEDLVWTHLPDDSAWQLLETPISREEFEALPYAKPALFRDDIQIDSPPGGTIEVEEIPTVTLSAPPGVSIIAGLRDGSGTELPGRFVQVQRSGEKILVRAAAPGPGDYTLRIYSRRGGGEGGDQKVYDWALDYRIEAGPDAPVETGFPVVWDLFWDLGLDFKSHPQGLIEAGSELSVIISAPGDVRLLARLLDGEGRELPEERTISQRVVGEEGGYGVTASFPKAGNYTLRIYAKRGGEAGGEYASVAEYSVVASSGREEAVYPRTTGSFAEVGALLIRPLEGRLAAGEAVDFEVIVPGAEDVAVISGGEWIRLFRDGEIFRGSASPAGEVQVAARFGGGAAYQVLLVYSIV; translated from the coding sequence TTGATCGTTCTCGGACCTCGGGATTGGGGCGGGGCCGGCTTCCTGGCGGCTTTTCTCCTCCTTCTCCTCTCTTCTGCCGCGGCCTTCCAGGCTGAACCCTCGCCCCCGACCGTCGCCATCGCCAGGGTCGAGACTAACCCCCCCGGCTCCGACGGGGGCCGGGAGTGGGCGGAGCTCTTCAACGACGGCGCGTTAGACGCCGAGGTCGGGGGGTGGAGGATTTTGACCCGGACGGGGGAGGGGGTGACGATCCCCCCGGGGACGATCGTCCCTTCCCGGGCCCGCCTGAGGGTAGCCTTCGATGGGGGCGAGGGCCCCTCCCTATCTGATGAGGGGGAGTCGATCTCCCTCCTCAATGAGTCCGCCAGGGCTGTCGACGAAACCCCACCCCTGAACGATTCGGAGAACTCCCACGGCGTATGGACGCGGCTCTCGGAGGAGGGGGATGCTCTAGTTGGAGGCTGGCGGTTTGAGCCCCTCTTTTCGCGGATCGACGACCACGCCCTCCGGGCCCCCCCGGAGGCGGAGGTCTCCCTCGAAGATCTCGCCCGATACCTGGAGGCCCCGGCTAAAAACGACGAAGAGCGGGCCCGGGCGATCTACCGGTGGGTCACCGACAGGATCGAATACGACGTCGAAGCCGCCATGATGGGAGGCGGCAGGGGCCGGACTCCCCAGGTGGTTTTAGAGGATCGTAGAGGGGTCTGCAGCGAGTACAGCGCCCTCTTCGAGAGGCTCTGCCAGCTATCCGGCCTGGAGGCGGAGGTGATCCGGGGGTATGGGAAGGGTTACGGCTACGCCGTCGGCTCTGGGATACCCCGCATCAGCAACCACGCCTGGAACGCCGTCAGGATCGACGGGACCTGGCGGCTCCTCGACTCCACCTGGGGGGCTGGCCACCTCGAACCCGGAGAGGGGTTCGTCGAGAGCTTCGAGGAGTTCTACTTCCTCACCCCCCCCGAGGATCTGGTCTGGACCCACCTCCCCGATGATTCCGCCTGGCAGCTTCTGGAGACGCCGATATCGAGGGAGGAGTTCGAGGCCCTCCCCTACGCGAAGCCCGCCCTCTTCAGGGACGATATCCAGATAGATAGTCCCCCCGGCGGAACGATCGAGGTCGAGGAGATCCCGACCGTCACTTTGTCGGCCCCCCCCGGGGTCTCTATCATCGCCGGGCTTCGGGACGGTTCGGGGACGGAGCTACCCGGCCGGTTCGTCCAGGTCCAGAGGTCCGGGGAAAAGATCCTGGTGAGGGCTGCCGCCCCCGGCCCCGGAGACTACACCCTCCGGATCTACTCGAGGAGGGGCGGCGGCGAGGGTGGGGATCAGAAAGTCTACGACTGGGCCCTAGACTATCGTATCGAGGCCGGGCCGGATGCTCCCGTTGAGACGGGGTTTCCCGTCGTCTGGGATCTCTTCTGGGATCTGGGCCTCGACTTCAAGAGCCATCCCCAGGGGCTGATCGAGGCGGGCTCGGAGCTCTCGGTAATCATCTCGGCCCCCGGGGACGTCCGCCTCCTGGCGAGGCTCCTGGACGGGGAGGGCCGGGAGCTCCCCGAGGAGAGGACGATCTCCCAGAGGGTGGTGGGTGAGGAGGGCGGATACGGGGTGACGGCATCGTTCCCGAAGGCGGGGAACTACACCCTTCGAATCTACGCGAAGCGGGGAGGCGAAGCCGGCGGCGAGTACGCCTCCGTCGCCGAGTACTCGGTGGTGGCCTCCTCCGGGAGGGAGGAGGCCGTCTATCCCAGGACCACCGGATCCTTCGCCGAAGTCGGAGCTCTTCTCATCCGCCCCCTGGAGGGGAGGCTCGCCGCCGGGGAGGCGGTCGATTTCGAGGTCATCGTCCCCGGCGCCGAGGATGTGGCGGTGATCTCTGGGGGAGAGTGGATCCGTCTTTTCCGGGACGGGGAGATCTTCCGGGGATCGGCCTCTCCGGCGGGGGAGGTCCAGGTGGCGGCCCGGTTCGGAGGCGGGGCAGCCTATCAGGTCCTCCTCGTCTACTCCATCGTCTGA
- a CDS encoding cation diffusion facilitator family transporter codes for MRREVWDDAGGSEVGRERDRGGGPGAGRLKEPEAEGRAAATDSIASDPVARVALLSLLVNLSLVGIKLLLSEISGSLALRADAVHSVVDVFGSTALILGVVISGRRSKSFPYGLYKVENLVAVVISLLLFLTAYEIGREAMMGTAAEAAPGGWVLLAVAALVPVPLLFGSYEVRVGKKHSSPSLVADGRQFRADVLTELVVFAALAGQLVGLPLDRVAAGIIAVLIIRAGWEILVSGMRVLLDASIDSATLRRIEATIEAHPEVSIVEEVLGRNSGRYLFVEAKVAFRVTDLARAHQASQRIEGDIREAVPNVDRVLIHYEPKPKDHIRYAVALADLGGKVSRHFGESPYFALVDFDLKGRRVEGQTIISNPYRELEKGKGLKVAALLLAKKPDVVVAGESLAGKGPGYALAEAGVETVMTEAADLQEVVAEMGGA; via the coding sequence ATGAGAAGAGAGGTTTGGGATGATGCTGGAGGTTCGGAGGTCGGGAGGGAGCGGGATCGGGGCGGCGGTCCCGGAGCCGGCAGGTTGAAGGAGCCGGAGGCTGAAGGTAGGGCGGCGGCGACGGACTCCATCGCCTCTGACCCCGTGGCGAGGGTCGCCCTCCTCTCCCTCCTCGTGAACCTATCCCTGGTCGGGATCAAGCTCCTCCTCTCGGAGATATCCGGAAGCCTCGCCCTCCGGGCCGACGCCGTCCACTCCGTCGTCGACGTCTTCGGATCGACGGCCCTGATCCTCGGGGTCGTCATCTCCGGGAGGAGGAGCAAGAGCTTCCCCTACGGCCTCTACAAGGTGGAGAACCTCGTCGCCGTCGTCATCTCCCTCCTCCTCTTCCTCACCGCCTACGAGATCGGCCGGGAGGCGATGATGGGGACCGCCGCGGAGGCGGCCCCCGGCGGCTGGGTCCTCCTGGCGGTGGCGGCCCTCGTCCCCGTACCCCTCCTCTTCGGGAGCTACGAGGTGCGGGTCGGAAAAAAGCACAGCTCTCCGAGCCTCGTCGCCGACGGCCGCCAGTTCCGGGCCGACGTCCTCACCGAGCTCGTCGTCTTCGCCGCCCTGGCGGGGCAGCTAGTCGGCCTGCCTCTCGATAGAGTGGCCGCTGGGATCATCGCCGTCCTCATCATCAGGGCCGGCTGGGAGATCCTCGTCTCGGGGATGAGGGTCCTTCTGGACGCCTCCATCGACTCGGCGACCTTGAGGAGGATCGAGGCGACCATCGAGGCCCACCCCGAGGTCTCAATCGTGGAGGAGGTCCTGGGGAGAAACTCGGGGCGCTATCTATTCGTCGAGGCGAAGGTGGCCTTCCGGGTCACCGACCTCGCCCGGGCCCATCAGGCGAGCCAGCGGATCGAGGGGGATATTAGGGAGGCGGTCCCCAACGTCGACCGGGTCCTGATCCACTACGAGCCGAAGCCAAAGGACCACATCCGTTACGCCGTCGCCCTGGCGGACCTGGGTGGAAAGGTGAGCCGCCACTTCGGGGAGTCCCCCTACTTCGCCCTCGTCGACTTCGACCTCAAAGGGCGGCGGGTGGAGGGGCAGACGATCATATCAAACCCCTACCGAGAGCTGGAGAAGGGGAAGGGGCTGAAGGTGGCAGCCCTCCTCCTCGCCAAGAAGCCCGACGTCGTCGTCGCCGGCGAGAGCCTGGCGGGGAAGGGTCCCGGCTATGCCCTCGCCGAGGCGGGGGTTGAGACGGTGATGACGGAGGCGGCTGACCTGCAAGAGGTGGTGGCGGAGATGGGCGGAGCGTGA
- a CDS encoding FG-GAP repeat domain-containing protein, which produces MSWKGLAMVLMISAFCLDGAFGESDLLFYDPTTGQGEFYSTDGAGNADLLKNYRNWRATWSMIVPGDFNGDGFTDLLFYDPAAGEGEFYSTDGRGDIRLLQSHSGWRRTWSMIVPGDFNGDGFTDLLFYDSAAGQGEFYATDGTGNIRLLQSHSGWRRTWSIIVPGDFNGDGFTDLLFYDPAAGQGEFYATDGSGNIRLLKASDGWRRTWSSIVPGDFNGDEYTDLLFYDPAAGQGEFYATDGTGNIRLLKSHSGWRRTWSMIMPGDFNSDGYTDLLFYDPAAGQGEFYATDGSGNIRLLQSHSGWRRTWSIIVPGVFSGGADGSPGPEHDESDGFPGPTGGGYADLLFYDPAAGQGEFYSTDGSGNIQLLKSSSGWRRTWSIIVPGDFNGDGFTDLLFYDPSAGQGEFYATDGSGNIRLLKASDGWRRTWSAIVPGDFNGDGFTDLLFYDPAAGQGEFYATDGTGNIRHLQSHSGWRRTWSSIVPGEFNGDGFTDLLFYDPSAGQGEFYATDGSGNIRLLKSHSGWRRTWSSIVPGEFNGDGFTDLLFYDPAAGQGEFYATDGTGNIRLLKSHSGWRRTWSTIVPGEFNGDGFTDLLFYDPAAGQGEFYSTDGGGNLALLKASDGWRRTWSVIEAGSF; this is translated from the coding sequence ATGAGCTGGAAGGGACTGGCGATGGTCTTGATGATCTCGGCGTTCTGCCTGGACGGAGCTTTCGGTGAGTCGGATCTTCTGTTCTACGATCCCACCACTGGCCAGGGTGAGTTCTATTCGACGGACGGAGCCGGAAACGCAGATCTCTTAAAAAATTATCGAAATTGGAGGGCGACGTGGTCGATGATCGTTCCCGGAGACTTCAATGGTGACGGATTCACCGACCTCCTATTCTACGATCCGGCCGCAGGCGAGGGCGAGTTCTACAGCACCGACGGAAGGGGCGACATCAGGCTCCTCCAATCTCACAGCGGATGGAGGAGGACATGGTCGATGATCGTCCCCGGAGACTTCAACGGTGACGGATTCACCGACCTCCTATTCTACGACTCCGCCGCAGGCCAGGGCGAGTTCTACGCCACCGACGGGACCGGGAACATCAGGCTCCTCCAATCTCACAGCGGGTGGCGAAGGACATGGTCGATCATCGTCCCCGGAGACTTCAATGGTGACGGATTCACCGACCTCCTATTCTACGATCCGGCCGCAGGCCAGGGGGAGTTCTACGCCACCGATGGGAGCGGGAACATCAGGCTTTTGAAGGCGAGCGACGGATGGAGGAGGACATGGTCATCGATCGTCCCCGGAGACTTCAACGGTGACGAGTACACCGATCTCCTATTCTACGACCCGGCCGCAGGCCAGGGGGAGTTCTACGCCACCGACGGGACCGGGAACATCAGGCTCCTGAAATCTCATAGCGGATGGAGGAGGACATGGTCGATGATCATGCCCGGAGACTTCAACAGCGACGGATACACCGACCTCCTATTCTACGATCCCGCCGCCGGCCAGGGCGAGTTTTACGCCACCGATGGGAGCGGTAACATCAGGCTCCTGCAGTCTCACAGCGGATGGAGGAGGACATGGTCGATCATCGTCCCCGGAGTGTTCAGCGGCGGCGCTGACGGCTCCCCGGGGCCGGAGCATGATGAAAGCGACGGCTTCCCTGGGCCTACGGGCGGCGGCTATGCAGACCTTCTATTCTACGATCCGGCCGCCGGCCAGGGTGAGTTCTATTCGACGGACGGTAGCGGTAACATCCAGCTGTTGAAGAGCAGCTCTGGCTGGCGGAGGACATGGTCTATCATCGTCCCCGGAGATTTCAACGGCGACGGATTCACCGACCTCCTATTCTACGACCCCTCCGCAGGCCAGGGCGAGTTCTACGCCACCGATGGAAGCGGGAACATCAGGCTTTTGAAGGCGAGCGACGGATGGAGGAGGACATGGTCGGCGATCGTCCCCGGAGATTTCAACGGAGACGGATTCACCGACCTCCTATTCTACGACCCCGCCGCCGGCCAGGGCGAGTTCTACGCCACCGACGGGACCGGGAACATCAGGCACCTCCAATCTCACAGCGGGTGGCGGAGGACATGGTCATCGATCGTCCCCGGAGAGTTCAACGGAGACGGATTCACCGACCTCCTATTCTACGACCCCTCCGCAGGCCAGGGCGAGTTCTACGCCACCGACGGTAGCGGGAACATCAGACTCCTGAAATCTCACAGCGGATGGAGGAGGACGTGGTCATCGATCGTCCCCGGAGAGTTCAACGGCGACGGATTCACCGACCTCCTCTTCTACGACCCCGCCGCCGGCCAGGGGGAGTTCTACGCCACCGACGGGACCGGGAACATCAGGCTCCTGAAATCTCACAGCGGGTGGCGAAGGACCTGGTCGACGATCGTCCCCGGAGAGTTCAACGGTGACGGATTCACCGACCTCCTATTCTACGATCCGGCCGCAGGCCAGGGCGAGTTTTACAGCACCGACGGCGGCGGCAACCTCGCGCTCTTGAAGGCCAGCGATGGCTGGAGGAGGACGTGGTCGGTCATCGAAGCGGGGAGCTTTTAG